GTGATGAAGATGATGAAATCAAAGGATTAGAACTTGGTGTAGAAGATTATATCGGAAAACCATTTAAACCTAAAGTTTTAGTGGCTAGAATTAATTCATTGATAAAAAGAAAAAGAATATCCTCTCTAGAAAAAATTGGAGATTTAGAAATTGATAGAGAAAATTATAAAGTTCTAAAAAATGGAGAAGAATTAAATTTAGGAAATAAGGGTTTTGCTCTTTTAATGTACTTTATTTTAAATAAAGACTTAGTATTGACTAGAGAAAAAATTTTAAATAATATTTGGCCTTTGGACTTTGAAGTTGATGAAAGAGTTGTTGATACACAAATAAAAATATTAAGAAAAAAAATTGGTGAAGGATATATCAAAACTGTTAGAGGAGTTGGCTATAAATTTCAGGAGGTAGAAAATGAAAAGGATATCATATAAAATTTTTCTATTTTTAAATTGCTTAACTTATGGATTTATAGCTTTATATGTTCTTATTAACTATCTCTTTTTAGAAGATTATCAAATTGGTTTAAAAAAGAAAGAAATTATCTCTCTAGCAAAAGAATATAAAAGTGAAAACTATGAGGATTTTAAAGAAGAAGCACAACTCAATGCTATTTTTATAAAAGAAGTTTCTATTTATAAAGAAAAAAATATTAATGATAAGAGAAATATAAAACCACACCCTATGAAAATTGTTGAAAACGAATTATGGGATGAAGTTAAAAATGGAAAAGAAGTTTTAAATATTCAAATGGGAAGAGATAATATAAAACGAATTGTTTTAGCTAAAAAATTAAATGACGATAAAATGTTAATTGTAACTACGTCTATTGCTCCTATTACTGACGTTATAAAATCAACTTTAAAATTTTTTATTTACATCATTCTTTTAAGTATTCCAATAAATTTATATATTGCTTATAAGTTTTCAATAAAAATGGGAAAACCTATTGAATCTGAACTTTTAGAGCTTAATGCTCAATTAAAAAACGAATTAGAAAAACAAAAAAAATCTGAAGCTTTTAGAAAAAATTTTATCTCTAATGTTACACACGAATTAAAAACTCCTGTAGCTATAATTGATGGATATAGTGAAGCGATTTTAGATGGTATTATTGAGTTAGAAGAAATACCAGATATTTGTAAAAACATTAATCTAGAAGCCTCTAATATGAATGCTTTAATTCAAGAGTTACTTTTTTATTGCAAAATGGAATCTGGATATATTCCAATAAAAAAAGAATATATAGATTTAAAAGAAACTATTAAAAATATTTTAAAAAGATACGCCATAGATTTTAAATTAAATAATATAAATTTAAAAACTTCTTTAGAAAAAGTTGAAGTATATAGTGATAAAAAACTTTTAGATCGTTGTCTTAATAATCTTATTATTAATGCACTTGCATATGTTAATACAGAAAAAAATATTGAAATAATACTAAATAAAAATGAAATTATTATTAAAAATAGCAGTGAAATTTTAAAAGATGATAATTTAGAGGAATATTTCAAACCTTTTTCTAAGAAAAATGATAAAAAAGTCAGAAAATATGGTGGCACTGGATTAGGGCTTTCTGTTGTTTCAGAAATTCTTAAAAATCTTAATTTAGAATATAACTTTTATTATGAAGTTAATGAAAAAGTTGTGATTTTTAAAATTTTATTAAAAGGAGATCAAAATGAAAAAATATATATTGATAACTCTACTTCTGAGTAAACTCATTTATTCTCAAGAGGTTAGTTTAG
This genomic interval from Cetobacterium somerae ATCC BAA-474 contains the following:
- a CDS encoding response regulator transcription factor, yielding MEKILIIEDEDFLRDILKRYLEKEGYEVIEASSGEIGIKKFYENNFALILLDVMLPGIQGWEVCKEIKKISDTPIIMLTALGDEDDEIKGLELGVEDYIGKPFKPKVLVARINSLIKRKRISSLEKIGDLEIDRENYKVLKNGEELNLGNKGFALLMYFILNKDLVLTREKILNNIWPLDFEVDERVVDTQIKILRKKIGEGYIKTVRGVGYKFQEVENEKDII
- a CDS encoding sensor histidine kinase; this encodes MKRISYKIFLFLNCLTYGFIALYVLINYLFLEDYQIGLKKKEIISLAKEYKSENYEDFKEEAQLNAIFIKEVSIYKEKNINDKRNIKPHPMKIVENELWDEVKNGKEVLNIQMGRDNIKRIVLAKKLNDDKMLIVTTSIAPITDVIKSTLKFFIYIILLSIPINLYIAYKFSIKMGKPIESELLELNAQLKNELEKQKKSEAFRKNFISNVTHELKTPVAIIDGYSEAILDGIIELEEIPDICKNINLEASNMNALIQELLFYCKMESGYIPIKKEYIDLKETIKNILKRYAIDFKLNNINLKTSLEKVEVYSDKKLLDRCLNNLIINALAYVNTEKNIEIILNKNEIIIKNSSEILKDDNLEEYFKPFSKKNDKKVRKYGGTGLGLSVVSEILKNLNLEYNFYYEVNEKVVIFKILLKGDQNEKIYIDNSTSE